A section of the Bos indicus isolate NIAB-ARS_2022 breed Sahiwal x Tharparkar chromosome 26, NIAB-ARS_B.indTharparkar_mat_pri_1.0, whole genome shotgun sequence genome encodes:
- the TECTB gene encoding beta-tectorin — MVMRAFVLLAVFAEASARSCTPNKADVILVFCYPKTIITKIPECPYGWEVHQLALGGLCYNGVHEAGYYQFVIPDLSPKNKSYCGTQSEYKPPIYHFYSHIVSNDSTVIVKNQPVNYSFSCTYHSTYLVDQAAFDQRVATVHVKNGSMGTFESQLSLNFYTNAKFSIKKEAPFILETSEIGSDLFAGVEAKGLSIRFKVVLNSCWATPSADFMYPLQWQLINKGCPTDETVLVHENGKDHRATFQFNAFRFQNIPKLSKVWLHCETFICDSEKLSCPVTCDKRKRLLRDQTGGVLVVELSLRSRGSSGLYSFSDVLYHLIVMLGVCAVL; from the exons ATGGTGATGAGGGCCTTTGTCCTGTTGGCTGTCTTCGCAGAAGCCTCTGCAAGATCTTGCACTCCAAATAAAGCAG ATGTCATTCTCGTGTTTTGCTATCCCAAAACAATCATCACTAAAATCCCCGAGTGCCCCTATGGATGGGAAGTGCACCAGCTGGCACTTGGAGGGCTATGTTACAATGGGGTCCATGAAGCAGGCTACTACCAATTCGTAATCCCAGATTTGTCACCTAAAAACAAGTCCTATTGTGGAACCCAGTCTGAG TATAAGCCCCCCATCTACCACTTCTACAGTCACATCGTCTCCAACGACAGCACCGTGATCGTCAAGAACCAGCCCGTGAACTACTCCTTTTCCTGCACCTATCACTCCACCTACCTGGTGGACCAGGCTGCCTTTGACCAGAG AGTGGCCACTGTTCATGTGAAGAACGGGAGCATGGGCACGTTTGAAAGCCAATTGTCTCTCAACTTCTATACT aatgccaAGTTCTCCATTAAGAAAGAAGCGCCTTTTATCCTGGAGACATCCGAAATCGGTTCAGATCTGTTTGCAGGAGTAGAAGCCAAAGGGTTAAGCATTAG gtTTAAAGTGGTTTTGAACAGCTGTTGGGCCACACCCTCGGCTGACTTCATGTATCCTTTGCAGTGGCAGCTGATCAACAAGGG CTGCCCCACGGATGAAACCGTCCTTGTGCATGAGAACGGGAAAGACCACAGGGCAACCTTCCAATTCAATGCCTTCCGGTTCCAGAACATCCCCAAACTATCCAAGGTGTGGTTACACTGCGAGACGTTCATCTGTGACAGTGAGAAGCTCTCCTGCCCCGTG ACTTGTGACAAGCGGAAACGCCTCCTCCGGGACCAGACCGGGGGCGTGCTGGTGGTGGAGCTCTCCCTCCGTA GCAGGGGATCCTCTGGTCTCTATAGCTTCTCAG ATGTCCTCTATCACCTCATCGTGATGCTGGGGGTTTGTGCTGTGTTATAA